A genomic region of Salinibacter pepae contains the following coding sequences:
- the pyrF gene encoding orotidine-5'-phosphate decarboxylase — MSTSFSRRLRRLQSQKETAVCVGLDPVPARFPPSLQDGRLRTDAVRAFCTTIVEATAPYACAFKPNFAFFEALGPAGLTVLDQVVTTIPDDCLVLGDAKRGDIGHSARHYAASIYEELGLDACTVSPYLGRDSAMPFLEHEGTCTFVLARTSNDGAADLQEACTCDGTPLYRHVARRVQAWNADAPGDAGLVVGATAPAALQDLRSLCPSLPFLVPGVGAQGGDAAAVMDAAATDDGPVLVNSSRSILYASEGPNYADAAADAARALRDALNGGASSSRGAASPPA, encoded by the coding sequence ATGTCGACTTCCTTCTCCCGCCGCCTCCGCCGCCTTCAGTCCCAGAAAGAGACGGCCGTCTGCGTGGGGCTCGACCCCGTCCCCGCGCGGTTTCCGCCCTCTCTCCAAGACGGCCGGCTCCGCACGGACGCCGTACGCGCCTTCTGCACGACCATCGTGGAGGCGACCGCCCCCTACGCCTGCGCGTTCAAGCCCAACTTCGCGTTCTTCGAGGCCTTGGGCCCGGCGGGCCTGACCGTCCTGGACCAGGTGGTGACGACAATCCCCGACGACTGCTTGGTGCTGGGCGACGCCAAGCGCGGCGACATCGGCCACTCGGCCCGCCACTACGCCGCGTCGATCTACGAGGAGCTGGGGCTGGACGCCTGCACCGTCTCGCCGTACCTAGGCCGGGACAGTGCGATGCCCTTTCTGGAGCACGAGGGCACCTGCACGTTCGTCCTCGCCCGCACTTCCAACGACGGGGCCGCCGACCTGCAGGAGGCCTGCACCTGCGACGGCACCCCCCTCTACCGGCACGTGGCGCGGCGGGTGCAGGCGTGGAATGCGGACGCCCCCGGGGATGCCGGCCTCGTGGTCGGTGCGACGGCCCCAGCGGCGCTGCAGGACCTCCGGTCTCTGTGCCCGTCCCTTCCGTTCTTGGTCCCGGGCGTCGGGGCGCAGGGGGGCGATGCGGCGGCCGTCATGGACGCGGCGGCGACCGACGACGGACCTGTACTCGTCAATTCGAGCCGCAGCATCCTCTACGCCTCCGAGGGGCCCAACTATGCCGACGCCGCCGCCGATGCCGCGCGCGCGCTCCGCGACGCCCTCAACGGCGGAGCGTCCTCTAGTCGAGGTGCTGCGTCGCCGCCTGCGTGA
- a CDS encoding universal stress protein, which yields MAHRILVPTDFSPSAEAALAHAVSLADRFGAPLHLLHVVHQTNTDLYGLGTAEAHTDRLREEAEASARAQLAELAPERASQEVHTAVAQDPDGSVAGAIEEYVLDSEIDLVVMGTHGRRGLGRLVLGSVANRLVRREVVPVLTVRRGENGATPPVAYDNVLAPIDFSDHSKTALRRSKEVASRCGATQHLLFVAETRVQPTFSDTGIPGVSVVEMDPEIVANAEEALDELNASVGGPGVPTACHVEAGGVAQTIVDVADAREADLIVMATRGLTGIDRFVLGGNTERVLRTAPCPVLAVPASVDGAPNA from the coding sequence ATGGCCCACCGCATCCTGGTTCCGACAGACTTTTCGCCCAGTGCCGAGGCCGCGCTGGCCCACGCCGTGTCGCTGGCCGATCGGTTCGGGGCCCCCCTTCACCTGCTTCACGTCGTGCACCAGACCAACACCGACCTGTACGGGCTGGGCACTGCGGAGGCGCACACCGATCGGCTGCGCGAAGAGGCGGAGGCGAGTGCCCGAGCCCAACTCGCGGAGCTCGCCCCCGAGAGGGCGTCGCAGGAGGTGCATACGGCCGTCGCCCAGGACCCGGACGGAAGCGTGGCCGGTGCGATCGAGGAATACGTGCTCGATTCCGAAATCGACCTCGTGGTGATGGGCACGCACGGCCGCCGGGGGCTTGGGCGCCTCGTGCTGGGCAGTGTCGCCAACCGGCTCGTGCGGCGCGAGGTGGTCCCGGTCCTCACGGTCCGGCGGGGGGAAAACGGAGCGACGCCGCCGGTAGCGTACGACAACGTCCTGGCGCCCATTGACTTTTCGGATCACTCGAAGACGGCGCTGCGCCGGTCCAAAGAGGTGGCCTCGCGGTGCGGGGCGACACAGCACCTTCTGTTCGTCGCCGAGACGCGCGTGCAGCCCACCTTCAGTGACACGGGCATTCCGGGGGTAAGCGTTGTGGAGATGGATCCGGAGATTGTGGCCAACGCGGAGGAGGCCCTCGATGAATTGAACGCGTCCGTGGGCGGACCGGGGGTGCCCACCGCCTGTCACGTGGAGGCGGGCGGGGTTGCACAAACCATTGTTGACGTTGCGGACGCCCGCGAGGCAGACCTGATCGTGATGGCCACGCGCGGGCTGACCGGCATCGACCGGTTCGTTCTGGGCGGCAATACGGAACGTGTTCTGCGCACCGCCCCGTGCCCGGTTTTGGCCGTCCCCGCCTCCGTGGACGGGGCCCCCAACGCCTAA
- a CDS encoding universal stress protein produces MLSIRRILWPTDFSKGADRAFPHAAALASWHEAELHVLHVTEGRSGNASEADIPIPTSTLSALLSGDGDPPPHVDLDALTLVQEQREHRSPPEAIVGYVEEQEIDLVVAGTRGRRGLQRLLIGSVAEEVLRTAPCPVLTVRGAADRAPAWAVRNILVPVDFSDASLEALRHAKELALTYGAQITLLHAVEEVVYPSAYGVEPANLPGPQVIERVEGSLAELVQAEVGYEHATVEAKVGYAPSTILDYAETNEVDLVVIATHGRTGLERMLLGSVAERVLRRAPVPVFTVPSFGKSLLPASDDS; encoded by the coding sequence ATGCTCTCCATCCGCCGAATTCTCTGGCCAACCGACTTTTCGAAAGGGGCCGACCGGGCGTTCCCACATGCCGCGGCCCTCGCGTCCTGGCACGAAGCGGAGCTACACGTGCTCCACGTGACGGAGGGCCGATCGGGAAACGCGTCGGAGGCCGACATCCCGATTCCCACGTCCACCCTGTCCGCGCTTCTGTCGGGGGACGGGGACCCTCCGCCGCACGTTGACCTGGACGCCCTCACACTCGTGCAGGAGCAGCGGGAGCATCGGTCGCCGCCCGAGGCGATCGTAGGGTACGTCGAGGAGCAGGAGATTGACCTTGTCGTGGCGGGCACGCGCGGGCGACGCGGCCTCCAACGCCTGCTTATTGGCAGCGTGGCCGAGGAGGTGCTCCGCACGGCCCCCTGTCCGGTTCTCACGGTGCGGGGGGCGGCGGACAGGGCCCCGGCCTGGGCCGTGCGCAACATCCTCGTGCCCGTGGACTTCTCGGACGCCTCGCTGGAGGCGCTCCGGCACGCGAAGGAGCTGGCCCTGACCTACGGGGCACAGATCACGCTGCTTCACGCGGTGGAGGAAGTGGTCTACCCGTCCGCCTACGGGGTGGAGCCCGCCAATCTGCCGGGGCCGCAGGTCATCGAACGGGTAGAAGGAAGCCTCGCCGAGCTCGTCCAGGCCGAGGTCGGGTACGAGCACGCCACCGTCGAGGCCAAAGTCGGATACGCCCCGTCCACCATTCTGGATTACGCCGAGACGAACGAGGTAGACCTCGTGGTAATTGCCACCCACGGCCGAACGGGCCTCGAGCGGATGCTACTGGGAAGTGTGGCGGAGCGGGTGTTGCGCCGCGCCCCTGTTCCTGTGTTCACCGTCCCGTCCTTCGGGAAATCACTGCTCCCGGCGTCCGACGACTCCTAA
- a CDS encoding MFS transporter, whose translation MDDRTSSGGQLFGVDRRVLALALARMADAVGNSFLIIVLPLYVASEAVGGRIFGVPASMVAGVVLALFGIASSIAQPLAGRLSDRAGRRKVFVIGGLVVLGAINLAFAAATAYWHLFVLRVVQGLAAAFTITASLAIVNELSDAGSRGGNMGVYNSFRLIGFGAGPLLASVLLEMGPFAMPGGAEVTGFEATFAVAAATAFLGTGLVGVLVQDPEGTAPTERRLALRVWDRSGSGWRLDTIFALGVATLIMASCMALLSAIEPEVNARLGQGPFLFAVEFVALIAALAALQPVVGRASDRMGRKWFIVLGLMGLVPTTLLQGVVEAPWQMIVVRMLQGGAGALVFAPALALAGDHTEQGQSGAQLAVLTVAFGLGISSGQLMAGFFVSFGFIVPFGIGSLLAVGAAVLVGTQVDEAEPAPSAA comes from the coding sequence ATGGACGACCGTACGTCTTCTGGGGGGCAGCTTTTCGGGGTTGATCGGCGCGTGCTTGCGCTTGCCCTGGCCCGCATGGCGGACGCCGTGGGCAACTCGTTTCTCATCATCGTGCTGCCGCTCTACGTGGCGAGCGAGGCGGTCGGGGGGCGCATCTTTGGCGTTCCCGCCTCGATGGTCGCGGGCGTCGTGCTGGCACTGTTTGGCATCGCGAGCAGCATCGCACAGCCGCTGGCCGGGCGCCTGTCCGATCGGGCCGGCCGCCGAAAGGTCTTCGTGATCGGTGGGCTCGTGGTCCTCGGGGCCATCAACCTGGCGTTCGCCGCGGCCACGGCCTACTGGCACCTCTTCGTGCTGCGGGTGGTCCAGGGCCTCGCGGCGGCCTTCACGATCACGGCGAGCCTGGCCATCGTCAACGAGCTGAGCGACGCGGGCAGCCGGGGCGGCAACATGGGCGTGTACAACTCCTTCCGCCTCATCGGCTTCGGGGCCGGTCCCCTCTTGGCGAGCGTGCTCCTTGAGATGGGGCCGTTCGCGATGCCGGGCGGGGCGGAGGTGACGGGGTTCGAGGCGACGTTCGCCGTGGCCGCGGCCACGGCCTTTCTGGGAACCGGCCTCGTGGGGGTGCTCGTGCAGGATCCCGAGGGCACGGCCCCCACGGAGCGGCGCCTGGCCCTCCGGGTCTGGGACCGGTCGGGATCGGGATGGCGGCTCGACACCATCTTCGCGTTGGGGGTCGCGACCCTCATCATGGCAAGCTGCATGGCGCTGCTGTCCGCCATCGAGCCGGAGGTGAATGCCCGGCTGGGGCAGGGGCCGTTCCTGTTTGCGGTCGAGTTCGTGGCCCTCATCGCGGCCCTCGCGGCCCTGCAGCCCGTGGTGGGACGGGCCAGCGACCGGATGGGGCGCAAGTGGTTCATCGTGCTCGGGCTGATGGGACTCGTCCCCACCACGCTGCTACAGGGCGTCGTCGAAGCGCCCTGGCAGATGATCGTGGTGCGGATGCTACAGGGCGGGGCGGGCGCACTGGTGTTTGCCCCGGCGCTGGCCCTGGCGGGCGACCACACCGAGCAGGGACAGTCCGGGGCACAGCTGGCCGTCCTGACCGTGGCGTTTGGGCTGGGCATCTCATCCGGCCAGCTGATGGCGGGCTTCTTCGTATCGTTCGGGTTCATCGTGCCGTTTGGGATTGGCAGCCTGCTCGCGGTGGGGGCCGCGGTGTTGGTGGGCACGCAGGTCGACGAGGCCGAGCCGGCCCCGTCTGCGGCGTAA
- the hemL gene encoding glutamate-1-semialdehyde 2,1-aminomutase: protein MEVAPSDVDLRTSRRFYERAQHSIPGGVNSPARAFDSVGGTPLFIERAEGAYLEDADANEYLDYVGSWGPMIFGHSHPDVVEAVKDQAEASTSFGAPTEIEIEVADLVCDLVPSVEKVRMVNSGTEATMSAARLARGYTGRDKIIKFEGNYHGHGDFFLISAGSGAMTLGKPDSPGVTDGNAKDTLLAQYNDLRHVQRLVEANQGEVACIIVEPIAGNMGCIPPEPGFLEGLRELCDAHDIVLVFDEVMTGFRVAPGGAQERYGVIPDLTCLGKIIGGGLPVGAYGGRQEIMDYVAPTGPVYQAGTLSGNPLAMRAGHAILSKIAAEKDRIYDQLEDYAEALQTGTKHNLDALGLDYTTHQVGAMGSLFFTDAEVVDQDTAQTADTEAYAAYFHAMLEEGIYLPPSQFEAMFYGTCHGEDELETTLETQRRALKRVHS from the coding sequence ATGGAAGTTGCTCCCTCCGACGTTGACCTGCGGACCAGCCGCCGGTTCTACGAGCGTGCTCAGCACTCCATCCCGGGCGGCGTGAACTCCCCCGCCCGTGCCTTCGACAGCGTGGGGGGCACCCCGCTTTTCATCGAACGCGCCGAGGGGGCGTACCTGGAGGACGCCGACGCGAATGAGTACCTCGACTACGTCGGCTCCTGGGGCCCGATGATTTTTGGGCACTCCCACCCAGACGTGGTGGAGGCGGTCAAGGATCAGGCCGAGGCGTCCACCTCCTTCGGAGCCCCCACCGAGATTGAGATCGAGGTGGCCGACCTGGTCTGCGACCTCGTCCCGTCCGTCGAGAAGGTGCGGATGGTGAACTCGGGCACGGAGGCGACCATGAGTGCCGCCCGACTGGCGCGAGGGTACACGGGCCGCGATAAGATCATCAAGTTTGAGGGCAACTACCACGGCCACGGCGACTTCTTCCTGATTTCCGCCGGCAGTGGGGCGATGACCCTCGGCAAGCCCGACTCGCCCGGCGTGACCGACGGCAACGCAAAAGACACGCTGCTGGCCCAGTACAACGACCTGCGTCACGTCCAGCGGCTCGTGGAGGCCAATCAGGGGGAAGTGGCCTGCATCATCGTGGAACCGATCGCCGGCAACATGGGCTGCATCCCGCCGGAGCCCGGATTCCTGGAGGGGCTGCGGGAGCTGTGCGATGCCCACGACATCGTGCTCGTCTTCGACGAGGTCATGACGGGCTTTCGGGTGGCGCCGGGCGGCGCCCAGGAGCGCTACGGCGTGATTCCGGACCTGACCTGCCTGGGCAAGATCATCGGCGGCGGGCTGCCGGTCGGGGCGTACGGCGGCAGGCAGGAGATCATGGACTACGTGGCCCCGACGGGGCCGGTCTACCAGGCCGGGACCCTGAGCGGCAACCCCCTGGCCATGCGGGCCGGGCACGCCATCCTCTCAAAAATTGCCGCGGAGAAGGATCGCATCTACGACCAGCTAGAGGACTACGCGGAGGCCCTGCAGACGGGCACGAAGCACAACCTCGACGCGCTGGGGCTGGACTACACGACGCATCAGGTGGGGGCGATGGGGAGCCTCTTCTTCACGGACGCGGAGGTGGTAGACCAGGACACGGCCCAGACCGCGGACACGGAGGCCTATGCCGCCTACTTCCACGCCATGCTGGAGGAGGGGATTTATCTTCCCCCGTCCCAGTTCGAGGCGATGTTCTACGGCACGTGCCACGGCGAGGACGAGCTGGAGACGACCCTGGAAACCCAGCGCCGTGCCCTCAAGCGGGTCCACTCGTAG
- a CDS encoding class I SAM-dependent methyltransferase, producing the protein MSLSPSDELLRTLAPVPVSSPILDLGCGAGDHTEALLRLGFPVHACDPRPDAVQDTQAVVRDLVDAETAETCVQQLSLQGLDELEATFDWVIADRTEALVDSPADLATLLNKSQNLLAPGGWVYLTVPATTDGPDGASHDDTVTRFAPADLDAGALDIALVESRAPSRVEENGEVRVHALYRHVKRPTPE; encoded by the coding sequence ATGAGCCTTTCGCCGTCCGACGAATTGTTGCGCACCCTGGCACCCGTTCCCGTCTCCAGTCCCATTCTGGACCTGGGATGTGGGGCGGGGGACCACACCGAGGCCCTTCTGCGCCTCGGGTTTCCCGTCCACGCCTGCGACCCCCGGCCGGACGCGGTGCAGGACACGCAGGCCGTCGTTCGCGATCTGGTCGATGCGGAGACCGCAGAGACGTGCGTCCAGCAGCTCTCCCTACAGGGGCTCGACGAGCTGGAGGCGACCTTCGACTGGGTCATTGCCGACCGGACGGAGGCCCTGGTCGACTCGCCGGCCGACCTCGCAACGCTCCTGAACAAGAGCCAGAATTTGCTGGCGCCCGGCGGATGGGTGTATCTCACCGTTCCGGCGACGACGGATGGCCCCGACGGGGCGTCCCACGACGACACTGTAACTCGTTTTGCACCGGCGGACCTCGACGCCGGGGCTTTGGATATAGCACTGGTGGAGTCCCGAGCCCCATCTCGCGTCGAAGAAAACGGAGAGGTTCGGGTTCACGCCCTCTACCGACACGTAAAGCGGCCGACCCCCGAATGA
- the hemH gene encoding ferrochelatase has translation MTPLDILRAHEPGQWTRPEDCASRTPLPIDAGDRVGVVLFNLGGPSTLGEVEPFLYRLLMDPLLLDVPVGGRMRRWLARSVAYLRAGTLREHYELIGGGSPVPRLAREQATVLQDHLHARYGDPAGVGVRVYSAMRYGRPFPEKVAADMAADGVDKVVLVPSYPQYAAGTTGSALAYWKALGARGERPSWPTTVVPEYAAHPKYVQAVSERIDEALQRFPRHVREEVALVFSAHGSVFNAQGPRKPPYCCHVHSTVDRVMQHRGRDRPFRTAFQSLIGPNHWVTPSTPDTIAALAEQGHRAVLVVPIAFVTDHVNVRYDLDVDVRETASAHGVDHFEVTAGLNTHPLFIEALGEATMAQLDVPIDTNQRHHREDGHAQTYPLRPLQQLPRHKVTRDGACPTCGRQWGARRWTHPDRPTQSATATDRPASPPDERSSPLAESRSKEDP, from the coding sequence ATGACTCCACTCGACATTCTTCGTGCCCATGAGCCCGGTCAGTGGACGCGTCCCGAGGATTGTGCCTCCCGAACCCCCCTCCCGATTGACGCGGGCGACCGCGTGGGCGTCGTGCTGTTCAACCTAGGCGGGCCGTCGACCCTGGGGGAGGTCGAGCCGTTTCTGTACCGCCTGCTGATGGACCCGCTTCTCCTTGATGTTCCGGTGGGGGGGCGGATGCGTCGATGGCTGGCCAGGTCGGTCGCCTACCTTCGGGCCGGAACGCTCCGTGAGCACTACGAGCTCATCGGAGGGGGCTCGCCCGTCCCGCGGCTGGCCCGGGAGCAGGCCACGGTGCTCCAGGACCACCTCCACGCCCGCTACGGAGACCCGGCCGGTGTGGGGGTTCGCGTGTACTCGGCGATGCGGTACGGGCGTCCGTTCCCGGAAAAGGTGGCGGCCGACATGGCGGCCGACGGGGTGGACAAGGTTGTGCTGGTGCCCTCGTACCCACAGTACGCCGCCGGCACGACGGGCTCGGCGCTTGCGTACTGGAAGGCGCTGGGGGCGAGGGGGGAGCGTCCGTCCTGGCCCACGACCGTCGTGCCCGAATACGCCGCTCATCCGAAGTACGTGCAGGCCGTTTCGGAACGGATCGACGAGGCCCTGCAGCGGTTCCCGCGACATGTGCGCGAGGAGGTCGCACTCGTCTTCAGTGCGCACGGCTCGGTGTTCAACGCGCAGGGGCCGCGCAAGCCCCCGTACTGCTGCCACGTGCACTCGACCGTGGATCGGGTGATGCAACACCGAGGGCGAGACCGGCCCTTCCGCACGGCCTTCCAAAGCCTAATTGGGCCGAACCACTGGGTCACGCCCTCGACCCCGGACACAATTGCCGCCCTCGCCGAGCAGGGCCACCGCGCAGTGCTGGTCGTTCCCATTGCCTTCGTGACCGACCACGTCAACGTCCGCTACGACCTCGACGTGGACGTGCGCGAGACGGCGTCGGCACACGGGGTTGACCACTTCGAAGTGACGGCCGGCCTCAACACCCATCCGCTGTTCATTGAGGCACTCGGGGAGGCCACCATGGCTCAGCTCGACGTGCCCATCGACACGAACCAACGCCACCACAGAGAGGACGGCCACGCCCAGACCTACCCACTCCGGCCCCTTCAACAGCTTCCGCGCCACAAAGTGACCCGCGACGGCGCCTGCCCGACCTGTGGACGGCAGTGGGGGGCGCGACGATGGACGCATCCCGACCGCCCGACCCAGTCGGCAACCGCCACCGACCGCCCCGCCTCGCCCCCCGACGAACGATCAAGTCCCCTCGCAGAGTCGCGGTCGAAGGAAGACCCGTAG
- the hemF gene encoding oxygen-dependent coproporphyrinogen oxidase — protein sequence MGDDFDRLETLREDPRDDLPMAHRMKRFVEALQLRMTRAFDDLDPGASFEVDRWSRDEGGGGITAVIEGGDVFEKGGVNTSAVHGPLPERMAREFDVEEAPFYATGLSLVMHPRSPYVPTVHANFRYFALGDDLMNPLDQWFGGGADLTPYYPRLDDTKHFHGVWKEVCDRHEGADYAAFKAKCDDYFYLDHRDEARGVGGIFYDYLREDPEGLFFFTREAGRAFLESYLPIVKRRKDTAYGQQEKAYQRIRRGRYVEFNLVYDRGTKFGLESDGRTESILMSMPPQVQWPYDYTPEPGTPEADAQWYFTARDWLSVTEAEAPDSTT from the coding sequence ATGGGCGATGATTTCGACCGTCTCGAGACCCTCCGCGAGGACCCGCGGGACGACCTTCCGATGGCACACCGCATGAAGCGGTTCGTGGAGGCCTTGCAGCTCCGAATGACCCGGGCCTTCGACGACCTCGACCCGGGGGCGTCGTTCGAGGTGGATCGCTGGTCCCGGGACGAGGGCGGCGGCGGCATCACGGCGGTGATCGAGGGGGGCGACGTATTTGAGAAAGGGGGCGTGAATACCTCCGCGGTCCACGGCCCGCTGCCGGAGCGGATGGCGCGCGAGTTTGACGTCGAGGAGGCCCCCTTCTACGCCACGGGCCTCTCCCTGGTGATGCACCCCCGCTCGCCGTACGTCCCCACCGTCCACGCCAACTTCCGGTATTTTGCGCTGGGCGACGACCTCATGAATCCGCTGGACCAGTGGTTCGGCGGCGGGGCCGACCTTACGCCGTACTACCCCCGCCTCGACGATACGAAACACTTTCACGGGGTGTGGAAGGAGGTGTGTGATCGCCACGAGGGGGCCGACTACGCCGCCTTCAAGGCCAAGTGTGACGACTACTTCTATCTGGACCATCGAGACGAGGCGCGGGGCGTGGGCGGCATCTTTTACGATTACCTCCGCGAAGATCCGGAAGGGCTGTTTTTCTTCACGCGGGAGGCCGGCCGCGCCTTTCTGGAGTCGTATCTTCCCATCGTGAAGCGACGCAAGGACACGGCCTATGGGCAACAGGAAAAGGCGTACCAACGCATCCGTCGGGGGCGGTACGTGGAGTTCAACCTGGTGTACGATCGAGGGACCAAGTTCGGGCTGGAGTCCGACGGCCGCACGGAGAGCATTCTCATGAGCATGCCGCCGCAGGTGCAGTGGCCGTACGACTATACGCCAGAGCCGGGCACGCCCGAGGCCGATGCGCAGTGGTACTTCACGGCTCGGGATTGGCTTTCGGTGACGGAGGCCGAGGCGCCGGATAGTACCACGTGA
- a CDS encoding RluA family pseudouridine synthase encodes MTILHRDEHLLVVSKPPGLLAQPDQTGDPDVVSRGKEMLSGETEGAPFLGLVHRLDRPASGVMVLARSPEAARELSRQFRERLVEKRYVVAVEGTLQGIGAWTDYIAKPDRQPRLVDPDHPEGKRAALDWQVLESSRARTLLQVTLQTGRPHQIRLQAASRGHPVVGDDRYGASDSLPDRAVALHHVLLRADHPARPRRETFVAPPPTHWSGVLTDGMNTVLHRMLDREQPS; translated from the coding sequence GTGACCATTCTGCACCGCGATGAGCACCTTTTGGTCGTCAGCAAGCCGCCCGGACTGCTTGCCCAGCCCGACCAGACCGGCGATCCGGACGTCGTCTCGCGCGGCAAAGAGATGCTGTCCGGCGAGACGGAAGGGGCGCCGTTTCTTGGGCTGGTGCACCGGCTCGACCGGCCCGCCTCGGGGGTGATGGTTCTGGCACGGTCGCCGGAGGCCGCCCGAGAGCTGTCCCGGCAGTTTCGGGAGCGGCTGGTCGAGAAGCGGTACGTGGTGGCCGTGGAGGGCACACTTCAGGGCATCGGGGCGTGGACGGACTACATCGCGAAGCCCGACCGGCAGCCCCGGCTCGTCGATCCCGATCATCCCGAGGGCAAGCGGGCCGCCCTCGACTGGCAGGTGCTCGAATCGAGCCGTGCCCGTACGCTCCTCCAGGTGACGCTTCAGACCGGGCGCCCGCATCAGATCCGCCTTCAGGCCGCAAGCCGGGGCCACCCGGTGGTGGGGGACGACCGGTACGGCGCGTCGGATTCGCTGCCGGACCGTGCCGTTGCACTGCACCATGTTCTCCTGCGGGCCGACCATCCTGCCCGCCCGCGCCGCGAGACCTTCGTGGCGCCGCCCCCGACGCACTGGTCGGGGGTGCTCACCGACGGCATGAACACGGTGCTCCACCGGATGCTCGACCGCGAGCAGCCGTCCTGA
- a CDS encoding dihydrodipicolinate reductase → MPTDSLRVLQYGLGPIGQAAARTVLEKEPLTLVGAVDIDPAKAGRDVVDLIDGEAASTGVHVSDEAESALADGAPDVVLHTTTSFLEGVTDQLVQCARAGAHVVSSTEELSFPFRRSPDRAERLDRVAREEGVTVVGTGVNPGYAMDVVPLMATAGCTDVRAVHVERVVDAGERRDPLQAKVGAGLSPQAFADKKAGGGFGHIGLRESLHMMADGLGWSLGGVEEELRPVRADAPVDTGYRRVEPGAVAGIHHTAEGRVDGESRLTLDLKMFVGADASYDAVTVDGDPPIDLRFQGGIFGDTATVGMLVNMAPRVADAPPGLHTMADLPVPRAFATGPAADA, encoded by the coding sequence GTGCCGACCGATTCCCTTCGTGTTCTCCAGTACGGCCTCGGCCCCATCGGGCAGGCGGCCGCCCGGACGGTGCTCGAAAAGGAGCCCCTGACCCTCGTCGGGGCGGTGGACATCGATCCGGCCAAGGCGGGGCGCGACGTTGTTGATCTGATCGACGGTGAGGCCGCGTCCACCGGCGTTCACGTATCCGACGAGGCCGAATCAGCCCTGGCCGACGGGGCGCCCGACGTCGTGCTCCACACCACCACCTCGTTCCTGGAGGGGGTGACGGACCAGCTGGTCCAGTGCGCCCGGGCCGGGGCCCACGTCGTGTCCTCCACCGAGGAGCTTTCGTTTCCGTTTCGCCGATCGCCCGACCGGGCCGAGCGGCTCGACCGGGTGGCGCGAGAGGAGGGCGTCACTGTCGTGGGGACGGGGGTAAACCCCGGCTACGCCATGGACGTGGTGCCCCTCATGGCGACGGCGGGCTGCACCGACGTGCGGGCCGTACACGTCGAACGGGTTGTCGACGCGGGGGAGCGCCGCGACCCGCTCCAGGCCAAGGTGGGGGCCGGGCTCTCCCCGCAGGCATTCGCGGACAAGAAGGCCGGGGGAGGCTTTGGGCATATCGGCCTCCGGGAGTCTTTACACATGATGGCGGACGGGCTTGGGTGGTCGCTGGGGGGCGTCGAGGAGGAACTTCGGCCGGTCCGGGCCGACGCCCCGGTGGACACGGGGTACCGGCGGGTCGAGCCCGGGGCCGTGGCGGGCATTCACCACACCGCCGAGGGGCGGGTCGACGGCGAGTCCCGGCTTACTCTTGACCTTAAGATGTTCGTCGGGGCGGACGCGTCCTACGACGCGGTGACGGTGGACGGGGACCCGCCCATCGACCTCCGGTTCCAGGGGGGAATCTTTGGGGACACCGCCACGGTGGGCATGCTGGTGAATATGGCCCCGCGGGTCGCTGATGCCCCGCCCGGGTTGCACACCATGGCCGACCTGCCCGTCCCCCGCGCCTTCGCGACGGGTCCTGCGGCGGATGCTTGA